A region of Flavobacteriales bacterium DNA encodes the following proteins:
- a CDS encoding tetratricopeptide repeat protein, with protein sequence MTETGMTAEINRLERSLEEAKDDAERLEILLQLLKHHNNDDFVEGWKRADEALELSEKLNDRAANARTRESFANILWKLAEYSQSIEYFEQALDKYLGLGDLYGVARCYSGMGIISGTMEQYRVALDHFDEGLSAARRAGNHHLAATITGNIGHVYFNLGRYQDAMSCFQHGLEFYSESNDMEGTANMLGGMAGVHVFQGEFSKGLELVRRALVLHRQAKHKRGVATSMMNIGISLHRMGKSEQAKAELKSALNYSRSIGLKFMEYEILKHLSQVCSDLGEEEQSSEYLRLYMDGQKEQNQLNVKRKNEQFRQRQMIRELQRK encoded by the coding sequence GTGACCGAAACCGGAATGACAGCAGAGATAAACAGATTGGAACGTTCGCTTGAGGAAGCGAAGGATGATGCCGAACGATTGGAAATTCTTCTCCAATTGCTGAAGCACCACAACAACGATGATTTTGTGGAGGGATGGAAACGTGCCGATGAGGCATTGGAACTTTCCGAAAAACTGAACGACCGGGCCGCCAATGCGCGTACGCGCGAAAGCTTCGCCAACATTCTTTGGAAGCTGGCCGAATACTCGCAGAGCATCGAGTACTTTGAACAGGCCTTGGATAAATACCTCGGGCTGGGCGACCTGTACGGAGTGGCGCGCTGCTACAGCGGTATGGGCATCATTTCGGGAACAATGGAACAATACAGGGTGGCATTGGATCATTTCGATGAGGGACTTTCTGCTGCCAGAAGGGCGGGCAATCACCATCTGGCTGCTACCATCACAGGAAACATCGGACACGTCTACTTCAATCTGGGGCGATACCAAGATGCAATGAGCTGTTTCCAGCACGGCTTGGAATTTTACAGCGAATCCAACGACATGGAAGGCACGGCCAACATGTTGGGTGGCATGGCCGGTGTACACGTTTTTCAAGGCGAGTTCAGTAAAGGGTTGGAGCTGGTGAGGCGCGCCCTTGTATTGCATCGACAGGCCAAGCACAAGCGAGGTGTTGCAACTTCCATGATGAACATCGGAATTTCGTTGCACCGCATGGGAAAATCGGAACAGGCAAAGGCCGAACTGAAAAGCGCCCTGAACTACTCCCGTTCCATTGGACTGAAGTTCATGGAATATGAAATTCTGAAGCATCTGAGCCAAGTTTGTTCCGATCTTGGAGAGGAGGAACAGTCCAGCGAATACCTCAGATTGTATATGGACGGGCAGAAAGAGCAAAATCAGCTGAATGTGAAGCGGAAGAATGAACAGTTCCGCCAGCGGCAGATGATCCGCGAACTGCAACGCAAGTAA
- a CDS encoding CDP-diacylglycerol--serine O-phosphatidyltransferase, translating into MNPLKHIPNALTSLNLLSGCLAIVMLSVGDPLTAAFLVIAAAIFDFFDGFAARMLKVSTPIGGDLDSLADMVTFGAVPGLMLLHYLEGGLGNHITGLNSFLEHPVLLIPFLVPVFSALRLAKFNVDTRQTDSFRGLPTPASAMWVVSIPLMIEYMPYHIWWDPSNVIVAPWFVIVSAIGLSVIMVSDIPLMAMKFKHFGWKGNGVRYVFLIISAVLLIILRPVAIPIILSLYVLISIINNLFLSKNEVHS; encoded by the coding sequence ATGAATCCATTGAAACACATTCCGAACGCGCTCACAAGCCTTAATCTGCTCAGCGGTTGTTTGGCCATTGTCATGCTTTCGGTAGGCGACCCGCTAACGGCCGCATTCCTTGTCATTGCTGCTGCAATATTTGACTTCTTCGATGGTTTCGCTGCGCGGATGCTGAAGGTCTCAACTCCCATTGGTGGCGACCTCGACTCATTGGCCGATATGGTCACCTTTGGTGCTGTGCCAGGGTTGATGTTGCTGCATTACTTGGAAGGTGGCTTGGGCAACCATATCACCGGATTGAATTCGTTCTTGGAGCACCCTGTGCTGTTGATCCCTTTTCTTGTTCCCGTGTTTTCGGCCTTACGCTTGGCCAAATTCAATGTGGATACGCGGCAGACGGACAGTTTTCGCGGCCTGCCGACACCTGCCAGCGCCATGTGGGTGGTTTCCATTCCCCTGATGATCGAATACATGCCTTACCATATCTGGTGGGATCCAAGCAATGTGATCGTTGCACCGTGGTTTGTGATCGTTTCGGCCATTGGCCTCTCGGTAATAATGGTGAGCGATATTCCGCTGATGGCCATGAAGTTCAAGCACTTTGGGTGGAAAGGAAACGGGGTGCGTTACGTGTTCTTGATAATTTCTGCGGTTCTGTTGATAATTCTGCGGCCGGTTGCCATTCCCATCATCCTATCTTTGTACGTGCTTATTTCAATCATCAATAACCTGTTTCTATCCAAAAATGAAGTACATAGCTGA
- the purS gene encoding phosphoribosylformylglycinamidine synthase subunit PurS — translation MKYIAEIDVMPKKELLDPQGKAVSSSMKNLGLPEIGNVRIGKHISLEVEADDEAAAKVKVEKACKELLSNQIMENFEFELSEA, via the coding sequence ATGAAGTACATAGCTGAGATCGATGTGATGCCCAAAAAAGAACTGCTTGACCCACAGGGAAAAGCGGTGAGTTCGAGCATGAAGAACCTCGGATTGCCAGAGATCGGCAATGTGCGTATCGGGAAGCACATCTCTTTGGAGGTGGAAGCGGATGATGAGGCTGCGGCCAAAGTCAAAGTGGAAAAGGCCTGCAAGGAGCTTCTTTCCAATCAGATCATGGAAAACTTTGAGTTTGAGCTGAGCGAGGCTTAA
- the lptB gene encoding LPS export ABC transporter ATP-binding protein yields MKLRAEHIKKKYGTRTVVKGVSIEVSQGEIVGLLGPNGAGKTTSFYMIVGLIRPNEGHIYLDKKDITALPMYKRAQLGIGYLPQEASIFRKLSVEDNILAVLEMVGANKQEQHRKLESLLDEFGLQHVRTNRGDLLSGGERRRTEIARCLAVDPHFILLDEPFAGVDPIAVEDIQEIVARLKTKNIGILITDHNVHETLRITDRAYLLFEGDILKAGTAEDLANDEQVRRVYLGQNFELRKTSGKSADGIEAQLERYEPYELAIMYHYMYPTYSSATQEKIDLFLKRKNLNQSALAAIYKEGSSNPIPISDKNCPRCGSTKLIIEKVQFYRTKKYDSMDGYLSGELPLADKVICQVCGLTISDPNE; encoded by the coding sequence ATGAAACTACGCGCAGAACATATCAAGAAGAAATACGGCACCCGAACGGTGGTAAAAGGTGTTTCCATTGAGGTGAGCCAAGGCGAAATTGTGGGACTTCTCGGCCCCAACGGAGCAGGGAAAACCACTTCGTTCTACATGATCGTGGGGCTCATCCGCCCGAACGAAGGCCACATCTATCTTGACAAAAAGGACATTACTGCACTACCGATGTACAAGCGCGCACAGTTGGGCATCGGTTACCTGCCGCAGGAAGCCTCCATTTTCAGAAAATTGAGCGTGGAGGACAACATTCTGGCCGTGCTGGAAATGGTAGGAGCGAACAAGCAGGAACAGCACCGCAAACTCGAATCGCTCTTGGATGAGTTCGGTCTGCAGCACGTGCGTACCAACCGTGGAGACCTGCTTTCGGGCGGAGAAAGAAGACGAACGGAAATTGCCCGTTGCCTGGCCGTGGATCCGCATTTCATTCTACTGGATGAGCCATTTGCCGGTGTTGACCCGATTGCGGTGGAAGACATTCAGGAAATTGTGGCGCGACTCAAAACCAAGAACATCGGCATTCTCATTACCGACCACAACGTTCACGAAACGCTTCGCATCACCGACCGCGCCTACCTGCTTTTTGAAGGCGACATTTTAAAGGCTGGCACAGCCGAAGACCTCGCCAATGACGAGCAAGTGAGAAGGGTTTATCTGGGGCAGAACTTCGAATTAAGAAAGACATCAGGTAAGTCCGCAGATGGAATAGAGGCACAACTTGAAAGATATGAGCCATACGAGCTGGCCATCATGTACCATTACATGTATCCCACTTATTCGTCAGCTACTCAAGAAAAAATCGACCTGTTCCTGAAAAGAAAGAACTTAAATCAATCCGCGTTAGCAGCGATTTACAAGGAGGGTTCTTCAAATCCAATCCCAATATCAGACAAAAACTGTCCTCGTTGTGGTTCAACCAAACTAATAATTGAGAAAGTTCAGTTTTACAGAACCAAGAAATATGACAGCATGGATGGCTATTTATCAGGCGAATTACCGTTAGCTGACAAAGTCATTTGTCAGGTATGTGGCCTAACGATTTCAGACCCTAATGAGTAA